One Actinomycetospora corticicola genomic window, GGCGCCCGGCAACTCCGAGGTGGTCCGCGCCAAGTTCGACGTGATGGCGAAGCTGGGCCTGCGCGAGACGATCGAGGACATCCTCATCACCCTCGACACCCAGTACCACATCATCCGCCCGATCTACTCGCGCACCGAGGACGACAAGCTGTTCCTCTACCTCGTGCTCAACCGCCAGCAGGCCAACCTCGCGATGGCCCGCCGCGACCTCAAGATGATCACCCAGCGCTTCGCGATGGACGACCCGACCTCGGCGCCCGCCGAGCCCGGGTACTTCCCGCAGCAGGCCGGGCGACGCTGACCGCCCGGGGGTGGCACGTCATCGTCATGTGACGTGCGTGCGGTCGGACGGGCTGTCGACGGTGCTGGAGTCGCTGCTCGCCGACCGGCGCGTGGTGGCCGCGACGCTCGTCGACGTCGGGAGCGGGTTCCTGCTGGACGCGTGCACCCGCGACGCCGACCTCGCCGACCTCGAGCTCCTCGGGGCCGCCCACGCCGATCTCGCCCGCGCCGGCTCGGTCCTCGCGCCGGGCGGCGACGGCGGGGGAGGCCTCGTCGTCGAGACCGCGGACGGTCGGGTGCACGTGCTGCGCGAGGTCCCCGACCCGCACGGCGACCGCATCGTCCTCGCCGCGGTGGTCCGGGGACCGGCGCGGGTCGTCGCGCGGGTGCGCCAGCGCCTGGCCGACGTCCCGGTCGAGGCGCTCACCGCCGGTCCGACCCTCCAGCGCCGTCCCGTCGACGGTCGGTGGGACCTCACGCCGGCGGCGCCGATCGCCCCCGCCGTCCCCCCGGAGGGCCTCCCGGGCCTCGACCCGATCCCGACGACGGGTGACGGGGCGGCCTGGGCCCCGCGCGCCGAGCCCGCACCCTGGGCGACCGCGATGACCCCGGTACCCACCGAGCAACCCGGGGCCGACCGGCCGGAGGAGCGAGCCGACCCCGACGCCGACACCGACCCGTCGTCGGGAACGACGGCCGAGGTGTCGACCCACCCGTGAACCTGCTTCGATGCCCGCCATGGACCACCTGATCGTCACCGTCGACGGCCACACCCCGCAGATCGACCCGACGGCGTGGATCGCGCCCGGGGCCGTGGTCGCGGGGCGGGCGACGCTCGGGGCGGAGGTCGGGATTTGGTACGCGGCGGTGGTCCGCGCCGACAACGACACGATCACGATCGGCGACGGCTCGAACATCCAGGACGGGTGCGTCCTCCACGCCGACCCGGGCTTCCCGTGCACGGTGGGGGAGAACGTGACCGTCGGGCACCGCGCCGTGGTGCACGGGTGCACCGTGGAGGACGACGTCCTGGTCGGGATGGGCGCCGTGATCATGAACGGCGCGACCGTCGGGCGTGGCTCCGTGATCGCGGCCGGCGCCGTCATCTCGCAGGACGTGACCGTGCCGCCCGGGTCGCTCGTCGCGGGCGTGCCCGGCAAGGTCCGCCGGGAGACCACGGAGGACGAGCAGGGCTTCAACGGGATGAGCGCCGCCGCCTACCGGTACCTGCTCGGCGTGCACCGCACCGCGACCTCCGACTGAGGGGCTACGGCTACTCGGCCAACGGGGTCGAGTCGTCCGGTGCCGGACCGATCGTGCCGTCCGACGTCGGAGCATCGCCGGTGTCGGCCGGCATCGACGCGAGGATGAGCTGCTCCCCGTGCTCGGCGTGTCGGCGCGCCAGGGCCTCCGCGGCGTCGCCGTCCCGGTCGCGGATGGCGTCGAGGATCGCCGCGTGGTCCTCCCAGACCCACGCCGGCCCGCCGCCCTGGAGCAGCACCTCGCCCATCACCCGCTGCACGTTCCGCCACATCACACCCGCACTCTCGGCGAGCAGCGGGTTGGCGGTCGCCTCGACGACCGTGCGGTGGAACTCGACGTCGTTGCGCACCATCAGGGCGAACGCCCGGTCGTCGAAGGCCTGTCGTCCGGCGACCACGATCCGGGTCGCGTGCCGCAGCCAGTCGTCGGTGTGGCGGGCCGCCGCCAACCGGGCGGCCTGCCCGTCGAGGATCCCGCGCAGCTCGTAGAGGTGGCTCACGAAGCTGCGCTCGAGCGGGGTCACCTCGAGGCCCCGACGTCCGAACTCCCGGACGAGGCCCTGGTTGCGCAGCAGGAGCAGCGCCTGCTGGATCGGCTGGCGGGAGACGTTGAAGCGCTCGGCGAGCTGTTCCTGGCGCAGCGGGACGCCGGGGGCGAGACGACCGGTGCAGATGTCGTCGACGATCGCCTCGAAGACCTGCTCGGTCCGCGAGGGCTTCTGCGGCAGCTCCGCCATGGGGGCCGTCCTCCCGTGATCCTCCGTCCCCGCTGCTGGTTCAACGGATCCTGACGCGGCGTCGGGTGGCCGCGCCCGGATGGTAGCCGCCCGTGATCGCGAACTCATCCTTGACTTCTGAATTCAGAATGTTGCACCGTCGAGTGACACGCGACACGTGCGCGACCGTGTCGCGCATCACCTCGACGAGGAGGGTCCATGGCGGACCGGCAGGACGCGGAGCGCAGCGGAGCCGGCCCGGCCCGCCGGTCGGTGCCGGTGGCGAGCCTGGTGGCGGAGTTCCTGACCGAACACGGGGTCGACCGGGTGTTCGGCCTGCAGGGCGGCCACATCCAACCCGTCTGGGACCAGCTCGCGCGGCGGGGCGTCCGCATCGTCGACGTCCGCGACGAGGGCTCGGCCGTCCACATGGCGCACGCCCACACCGAGCTGACCGGGCAGACCGCCGTCGCGATGGTGACCGCGGGACCCGGCGTCACGAACACCGTGACCGCCGTGGCCAACGCGTCGGTCTCCCGCATCCCGCTGCTGGTGATCGGGGGGTGTCCGCCGATCCCGCAGTCGAACATGGGCCCGCTGCAGGACATCCCGCACACGGCGATCCTCGAGCCGATCACGCGGCTGTCGCGCACGCTGCGCAGCGCCGACCAGGTACTGCGCGAGTTCGACGAGGCCTGGGCGCGCGCCTCGGGCGACCGGGGCGAGCCCGGCCCGGTCTACCTCGAGATCCCCACCGACGTGCTCCGCCGCGAGGTACCGCCGGCCCTGCAGATGCGCGAGCACCTGCGGGCGAAGCCGAAGCGCCGCCCGCAGCCGCACCCGGACGACGTCGCCGCGGCGGCCGACCTGATCCGCGCGGCGTCGAAGCCCGCGATCATCTCCGGCCGCGGGGCGCGGACCACCGACGGGACCGACCTGATCCGGCTGCTGGACGCCTCCGGCGCGGCCTACCTGGACACCCAGGAGAGCCGCGGACTCGTCCCCGACTCGCACTCCGCGACCGTGGGGAGTGCGCGCTCGGCGGTCATGCGCGACACCGACCTGCTGATCACCGTCGGCCGCCAGCTCGACTACCAGCTCGGGATGGGCTCCCCGGCGGTGTTCCCGCACGCGACGGTCGTGCGGATCGCCGACACCGCGAGCGAGCTGATCGACAACCGCCGCGGTGAGGTGGAGATCCTCGCCGAGCCGGGTGCCGCGCTCGGTGCGATCGCCGACGCGCTGAAGGACCACACACCCGACACCACGTGGCGCGACGAACTCAAGGCCAAGCACCGGACGCGGGCCGAGGACTACCGGCAGGCCCTGCACACCACCGAGAACGGCGCCGACGGGCACATCCACCCGAACCGCATCTTCGGCGCCCTCGACGCGCTGGACGGGGAGGCCCTCGACCTCGGCGACGCGATCATGATCGCCGACGGCGGGGACCTGCTCTCCTTCGCCCGGCTCGGGATCACCCGCTGCGCCCGCTATCTCGACGCCGGGGCCTTCGGCTGCCTCGGGGTGGCGACGCCGTTCGCGATCGCCGCAGCGCTGGCCGAGCCGCAGCGACCCGTCGTCGCGGTGACCGGGGACGGCGCCTTCGGCATCACCGCCACCGAGATCGACACCGCGGTGCGGCACGGCGCGAAGATCGTCGTGATCGTCTCGAACAACCGCGCGTGGAACATCGAGCGCTACGACCAGGAGGAGAACTACGGCCTGGTCGCCGGGACGCTGCTCGCCGACTCCGACTACGCCGCCATGGCCCGGGCGTTCGGGGCGCGCGGCGAGCGGGTCGAGTCGGCCGAGGACCTGGAGCCGGCGATCCGGCGCGCGCTCGAGAACGCGCCCGCCGTGGTCGACGTGGTCACCACGCAGGACGCTCCGTCGCCGGACTCCGGCAAGGGGCTCGGCTTCGTCCCGGACTACCAGGCACTGACCCCGTGGAACGACGCCGAGGTCGCCCGTCGACAGGTTGGGATCTGAGATGGCCGCGATGGAGGAGTGGGCGTTCCCCGCCCGCTACGACCAGGACTACCTGCCCGACCCGGACTCGCCCTACTGGTTCCCGGTGCGCGAGACGATGGACCCGGCCGAGCGCGACGCGGCCGTGCTCGTCCGGCTCCGCGAGGTCATGGAGTACGCCTACGCGAACTCGGGCTTCTACCGGACGAAGTGGGACGCGGCGGGGCTCGAGCCGGCCGACATCACGTCGTTCGAGGCGTTCGAGCAGGTCCCCGTCGTCACGAAGGCGGAGATGCGGGAGTCGCAGGCGAACCACCCGCCGTTCGGTGACTACACCTGCGTCGACCGCTCCGAGATCCACCACATTCACGGCACCTCCGGCACGACGGGAGCCCCGACGGCCTTCGCCCTCGGCCGGCGGGACTGGGAGGTCATCGCCGACAACCAGGCCCGGATCCTGTGGGGGATGGGCGTCCGACCCGGCGACACGGTGTTCGTCGCCGCGCTCTTCTCGCTCTACCTGGGCTCGTGGGGCGCCATGACGGCGGCCGAGCGGCTGCGCTGCAACGTCCTCCCGTTCGGTGCCGGCGCCCAGGGCATGACGGCGCGGGCGGTGAACTGGCTCGCGCGCATCAGGCCGGCGGCGTTCTACGCGACGCCCTCCTACGCGCTGCGCCTCGCCGAGGTGGCCGAGAAGGAGAAGATCGACCCCCGCGAGTTCGGGTTGAAGGTCATGTTCTTCTCCGGCGAGCCCGGGGCGTCGGTGCCCTCGGTGCGCAGGGCGATCGAGGACAGCTTCGGGGCGACGGTGATCGACTGCGGGACGATGGCCGAGATGACGCCGTTCATGTCGGCGTCGGCCACGGCGGGCACCCCGGACGGGATGCTGCTCTGGCAGGACATCGTCTGGCACGAGGTCTGCGACCCGGAGACGTTCCGCACCGTGCCCTACGGCTCCGAGGGCACCCCGGTCTACACCCACCTCGAGCGCACGTCGCAGCCGATGATCCGGCTCGCCTCCAACGACCTGACGCGCTGGGTCATGGAGGACAACCCCTGCGGCCGGACCTACCCGAAGCTGCCGGACGGCGTGTACGGCCGGATCGACGACATGATCCACATCCGCGGGGAGAACGTGTACCCGACGGAGGTCGACAACTACCTGCGCACCGTCGAGAACTACGGCGGCGAGCACCAGATCATCGTCCGCCGCACCGGCTCGATGGACGAGATGATCGTCCGCGCCGAGTGCACCCTGCCGGACGGGCAGCGGTCGGAGTTCGAGTCGTCCACCGGCTCCGGCCTGCAGTCCTTCCTCGGCGTGCGCGTGACCTTCGAGTCCGTCGACGCCCAGACCCTCGAGCGCGCCGAGCACAAGTCGCGCCGCGTGGTCGACGAGCGCGAGCACACCAGGCGTTGACGGCTCCGCCCTCGTGTCGCCACGGATCGGGCCGACGCCGCTCCACACCACCCATCCGAGGAGGAGATGCCATGAGTTCCGTGCACACCGAGAACGGTGCCCCCGTGGGGGAGGCCCCGGCTCCCTGGGGCGCCCCCGAGGCCACCGTCGAGCCCGGGAAGGGCGGTGGCTACTTCGAGGCCGGTCGCCCGCGGCTCGGCGGCCTCGAGAAGCCGGTGCAGTTCAGCGAGCCCCGGCAGGCCGTGATCAAGGCCCTCGCCGACACCATCATCCCGCCGCACCCGGACTGGCCGGACGCGAGCGCGGTCGACATCGTCGCCTTCTGCGGTCGCTACATCACGCCGACCGGCTACAAGAACAAGCACTTCCCGTGGGCGGACGAGGACTCGTTCGTCGCGGCACTGGACAGGCTGGGCCAGGCGTTCGTCGACGCCGACCCGGCCGAGCGGGCGAAGGCGTTCGAGGCCCTGGAGAAGGCGGAGGATCCGTTCTTCGAACAGATCCGCGCCCTCGTCTACTACGGCTACTACTCCCGCCCCGAGGTCGTCCTCGCCATCCGGAAGAACGTCCCGGCCGGCAGGGACTACCACGGCCCGCCGCTGCCGTACGGCTACATCCAGTCCCTCGAGCCGTGGGACGAGACGACCCTCGCGCAGGCGAACGACAACGGCTCCTATCTCGAGACCGACCAGGTCGAGCGCGTCGACCTGTCCAAGATCACCTGGATCCGGTGAGGCACCCATGGCGAGCTACGAAGAAGTCGACGTCCTGATCATCGGCGCCGGTCCGGGTGGGGCCGGTGTCGCCTACGAGCTCAAGGACACGGGCGCGAAGATCGTCTGTCTCGAGCAGGGGCCCTGGGTCACCGCACCCGAGCACCCGCACTACCACGACGAGTGGGAGATCGAGAAGCAGCGCGGGTGGGCCTACGACCCGAACGTCCGCCAGCTGCCGGAGGACTATCCGGTCACCGGGACCAGGACGCCGTACATGATGAACAACGTCGGCGGCTCCACGGTCCACTACGCGGGGCACTGGCCGCGGTACAAGCCGGTCGACTTCCGCAAGGGCACCGAGCACGGCCTCGAGGGCACGATCGACTGGCCGATCTCCTACGAGGACCTGGCGCCGTTCTACGACCGCAACGATGCGATCTACGGCATCTCCGGGCTCATCGGCGACCCGTCGTACCCGGACCGCAAGAACGCCCAGCGCGACCCGATGGTGCTGCCCGGCAAGCTCGGGCTGCGCTACGCCAAGGCCTCGCGCGACCTCGGCTGGCACTGGTGGCCGTCCGACAACGCCGTGATCACCCGGCCCCGCGAGAACCGCGAGGCCGACGTGGGCATGGGCAACGAGCTCTCCGGCAGCCCGACCGGATCGCTGTCCACGCCGGCGCACGCGCACTGGCCCTACAACGTCCGCGCCGGCGTCGACCTGCGGACGATGGCCCGCGTCGAGACGATCACGGCCGAGGGCGGCAAGGCCACGGGCGCGGTGTACATCGACCGGAACACCGGGAACCGCCACGAGATCCGCGCCAAGATCGTGGTGCTCGCGGCCAACGGCATCGGGTCGCCCCGCATGCTGCTCGCGAGTGCGCAGAAGGGCCACGAGAACGGCCTCGCGAATTCGAACGGCCTCGTGGGCAAGTACCTGATGCACCACGTGTTCTCGTTCTGCGACTCGTGGTTCGACGAGCCCGTCGAGGGATTCAAGGGCTCGTTCGGGTCGCCCATGTACTCGCACGAGTTCTATCACACGGACGTGAACCGCGGATTCGTCAACGGATTCGGCATGCAGGTGGCCCGCTCGTTCGGTCCGTCCTACGCCGCGATGGGCACGCACACCGGGTACACGGCGCCGTGGGGCGAGAAGCACCGCGACTTCTTCGCCAACCACTTCGCGAACCACCTCATGGTGTTCATGTTCGGCGAGGACCTGCCGGTGGAGACGAACGCGGTCACGCTCGACCCGGAGGTCACCGACTCGGACGGCATCCCGGCCGCGCACGTGAACTACGAGCTCCACGAGAACGACATCGCGCTCGCGAAGTACGGCATCGAGAAGATCT contains:
- a CDS encoding GMC family oxidoreductase; the protein is MASYEEVDVLIIGAGPGGAGVAYELKDTGAKIVCLEQGPWVTAPEHPHYHDEWEIEKQRGWAYDPNVRQLPEDYPVTGTRTPYMMNNVGGSTVHYAGHWPRYKPVDFRKGTEHGLEGTIDWPISYEDLAPFYDRNDAIYGISGLIGDPSYPDRKNAQRDPMVLPGKLGLRYAKASRDLGWHWWPSDNAVITRPRENREADVGMGNELSGSPTGSLSTPAHAHWPYNVRAGVDLRTMARVETITAEGGKATGAVYIDRNTGNRHEIRAKIVVLAANGIGSPRMLLASAQKGHENGLANSNGLVGKYLMHHVFSFCDSWFDEPVEGFKGSFGSPMYSHEFYHTDVNRGFVNGFGMQVARSFGPSYAAMGTHTGYTAPWGEKHRDFFANHFANHLMVFMFGEDLPVETNAVTLDPEVTDSDGIPAAHVNYELHENDIALAKYGIEKIFEATRAVGAVETNDTGVLYPPPAWHLMGTCRMGNDPQDSVLNKWCQTWDLPNLFVVDGSTLTTGGAVNPTSTIGALAVRAGEYIKRNYDHITTQRTTPSNADAPDM
- a CDS encoding thiamine pyrophosphate-binding protein, whose amino-acid sequence is MADRQDAERSGAGPARRSVPVASLVAEFLTEHGVDRVFGLQGGHIQPVWDQLARRGVRIVDVRDEGSAVHMAHAHTELTGQTAVAMVTAGPGVTNTVTAVANASVSRIPLLVIGGCPPIPQSNMGPLQDIPHTAILEPITRLSRTLRSADQVLREFDEAWARASGDRGEPGPVYLEIPTDVLRREVPPALQMREHLRAKPKRRPQPHPDDVAAAADLIRAASKPAIISGRGARTTDGTDLIRLLDASGAAYLDTQESRGLVPDSHSATVGSARSAVMRDTDLLITVGRQLDYQLGMGSPAVFPHATVVRIADTASELIDNRRGEVEILAEPGAALGAIADALKDHTPDTTWRDELKAKHRTRAEDYRQALHTTENGADGHIHPNRIFGALDALDGEALDLGDAIMIADGGDLLSFARLGITRCARYLDAGAFGCLGVATPFAIAAALAEPQRPVVAVTGDGAFGITATEIDTAVRHGAKIVVIVSNNRAWNIERYDQEENYGLVAGTLLADSDYAAMARAFGARGERVESAEDLEPAIRRALENAPAVVDVVTTQDAPSPDSGKGLGFVPDYQALTPWNDAEVARRQVGI
- a CDS encoding phenylacetate--CoA ligase family protein — protein: MAAMEEWAFPARYDQDYLPDPDSPYWFPVRETMDPAERDAAVLVRLREVMEYAYANSGFYRTKWDAAGLEPADITSFEAFEQVPVVTKAEMRESQANHPPFGDYTCVDRSEIHHIHGTSGTTGAPTAFALGRRDWEVIADNQARILWGMGVRPGDTVFVAALFSLYLGSWGAMTAAERLRCNVLPFGAGAQGMTARAVNWLARIRPAAFYATPSYALRLAEVAEKEKIDPREFGLKVMFFSGEPGASVPSVRRAIEDSFGATVIDCGTMAEMTPFMSASATAGTPDGMLLWQDIVWHEVCDPETFRTVPYGSEGTPVYTHLERTSQPMIRLASNDLTRWVMEDNPCGRTYPKLPDGVYGRIDDMIHIRGENVYPTEVDNYLRTVENYGGEHQIIVRRTGSMDEMIVRAECTLPDGQRSEFESSTGSGLQSFLGVRVTFESVDAQTLERAEHKSRRVVDEREHTRR
- a CDS encoding gluconate 2-dehydrogenase subunit 3 family protein — translated: MSSVHTENGAPVGEAPAPWGAPEATVEPGKGGGYFEAGRPRLGGLEKPVQFSEPRQAVIKALADTIIPPHPDWPDASAVDIVAFCGRYITPTGYKNKHFPWADEDSFVAALDRLGQAFVDADPAERAKAFEALEKAEDPFFEQIRALVYYGYYSRPEVVLAIRKNVPAGRDYHGPPLPYGYIQSLEPWDETTLAQANDNGSYLETDQVERVDLSKITWIR
- a CDS encoding gamma carbonic anhydrase family protein; the protein is MDHLIVTVDGHTPQIDPTAWIAPGAVVAGRATLGAEVGIWYAAVVRADNDTITIGDGSNIQDGCVLHADPGFPCTVGENVTVGHRAVVHGCTVEDDVLVGMGAVIMNGATVGRGSVIAAGAVISQDVTVPPGSLVAGVPGKVRRETTEDEQGFNGMSAAAYRYLLGVHRTATSD
- a CDS encoding GntR family transcriptional regulator, with the translated sequence MAELPQKPSRTEQVFEAIVDDICTGRLAPGVPLRQEQLAERFNVSRQPIQQALLLLRNQGLVREFGRRGLEVTPLERSFVSHLYELRGILDGQAARLAAARHTDDWLRHATRIVVAGRQAFDDRAFALMVRNDVEFHRTVVEATANPLLAESAGVMWRNVQRVMGEVLLQGGGPAWVWEDHAAILDAIRDRDGDAAEALARRHAEHGEQLILASMPADTGDAPTSDGTIGPAPDDSTPLAE